ATAGTGATTTATTTATAAGGTTTAACAATGGTTATACATTGAATAGAAAGGGAGAAATAGAAGAAAATATAAACGATAATTTTACACCTTTTTATTTAGATGTTACATATGATCCTAAAGCATACAGTCAAGATGTTTATGATTTTCTTATGTGGTTTATGTCTAATGATAAAGAAATGTTTGAGTATATTAAAAGAATACTAGGACATATACTTATGTATAGGAACTATCCACAGTTTGCCTTTTTCTTTATAGGTGCAAGCGGTAGAAATGGTAAAAGTACATTTTTTAAAATGGTAGCAAATACTTTTGAAAATGTAGTGTCTTTTCTATCTATTGAAGAAATGAACAAGGAAACTAATTTACCATTAATGCAAAGTAAATTAGTCAATGTAGGGGACGATATAAACAACGCCTATATTGAAAATTCTAGCATATTTAAAAGGGTAACATCAGGGGAAGTAGTAATGTCAAGAGCTTTATTCAATATGAGTAGGCCCCAAAGGAATTTTGCAACTTTATTATTCTCTTGTAATGATATGCCTAACTTTAAAGATAAAACAGGTGGAATAGAAAGAAGAATAAGAGGTATACCTTGTGATAATACAGTAAGTGAAGATAATATAGATTATGGTTTAATTGATAAACTTACTACATCACAAGCTAAAAGTTATATACTCAACCTAGCTATTGAAGGTATGCAAGATATATTAAGAAATAAAGGGAAAATGAACGAGCCTAAGAAAGTTTTAGAGTTAAGCAAGGAATATATAATTGAAAGTGATAGTGTAAAAAGTTTTATTGAATACTTAAAAGAAGAAAATATCGACTATTTATATGAGGAGCCTTTTACTGTATATCATAATTATATAATCTATTGTAATGATTATGGTACCAATTCACTAGATAGATCTTTATTTACTAAAAGATTTACAAAGTATTTAGATTTAAAAACTGAACCTAGATATATTGAAGGTGTTAGCAAAAGAGTGTTTGTAAGAAAATAATTTACTACACTTACACCAAAAAGCACTACAGTTTACTACATTTATTGCTACACTTGTGAACATTTTGAAAAGTATGATTTTTACTAGATTTGTTAATATTTTACTACACTTACTACACTTATTTTATATATTATATATAAAAAATATTTAATAATATAACGCATAATAGGTTTATTATATTTTATTATTATATATATAAAGAGCTTTAGGGGTAAATGTGTAGTATGTGTAGTGATAGTATTTCAATGTAGTATTTATCATATTTAGAGGTACATTTTATGTGTAGTAATATGCGTAGTTGTAATTGTAGTAATATGTGTAGTATTTAGATTTAATTGTTTAAAGAAAATAAAAAAAGGAGGTATTATGTTATATAGAATTGATGTTTATTTTAATGCAAAATTTAGTAAAGAAAATAGTAGATATACCGAGAATTATAGCAATGGTTATTATAAGTATGAAATAGATATGGGAGCTAATAGTTACGAGTTGGGGCCTATTAAAGAAATAACTAAAAAAGTAAATGAGTATAATCAAGTATGCTATGAATTTTCATATAAAAACAGTGAAACAAAAACTATATTAATAGCCGATAATGTAATGGAATATCATAGATAGGTAGGTAAAATGAACTATGAACTATTAAAAAAGCTAAAAAATGTAAATGGAGTAATAAGGGTAGGTAATGAAGATGTTATAGACTTTAAAGAATTATATGATATGTACGACTTATATATAACTATAATTAGGGTATGCGCACCAATTAAATATAACCTTTTTGTATATTACCTACTAGAAACATTGAAATATCAAGTAATTGATAAAAAAATAGTAATTAGTATTCAGGATCTAAACAGGTCAAATATAAACAACTTATTAGATAAAGTACATAGTAAAGGAGCTAATTACTTGTGGGGTAGGGTCGTTGACTATGTAAATGAATTAGATAAAGAAACAAGCAAAATGCTAGAAGAAGATTAAAATATTATTATAATATGTCTAATCTTTAGAATTTATAGTCTATTTTCAAAATTAAGGGCCTTAGCCTTGCAATTTATCAAAAAAGATAAGATTTTAAAATTAGGTATGTTTTAAAGCAAAATAAGACTATATTTATATAATAAATCAATTTAATAATTAAACATTTACAAAATAAATAGATAAAAAGAAAGGAATTAAGATAAGATATGATACTAAAAAATAATGATATAGAACAAGCAAGAAAATTAATAAAAGTTGGTTATGGTTCTAATGTAGAGATAGTAAGAGTTTATAAAGAAGATAATCAAAAAATGATAGCTTTAATTGATGTATTAGAGCATTTAGGTTATGAGCCTAGAGAAGAAGAAAGAAGAGGAGTACAAACAAGCAAATATACTAAATGTATAAAAAATGGTGTTAAGAATAAAAAGGACTTACTTACAAAATTTAGTGGTATGCAAACAACTAACCTTGTAAATGATGTAGCATTAATGGAAATAATAGCAAATGAAAAAGGTTATAAAATATTAAATAGTGAAGAAACTAAAGCATATAATGAATATTTAAAGACACTTAAGAAAGGGTAAGCAATGAAAGATTTAAAGATGTTTAATATTTTAGATTTATTAAAAAATTATCATAAGTATAAGCTTATGCCTGAATATAAAGATACAGTAGATAAAATAGATATGATCCTGAAGGCACTTAAAAAGGAAAAATATTACGAGATAATAGAACTAAGACTTTTTGAAAATAAAACAGTACAAGAAACAATGGAAATAATGCATATAAGTTATGGAACTTACAAGAGATATAGGTATAAATTAGTAAAATTATTTAGTAGGTTATGGTATGGACTTAATAGCTAAATTAGAAAATATCAAGGGGTCTATATATGTCAATGATAATCATTTAATTGATTTTGATAGTTTATATACTGAATACTACAATAAACAGTTTTTAGAGTTTTTAGAACTCAATATATTAAGTAAAGGACAATTTATATACAATATCATAAATAAATATGGTTATGTGGTAGAAAATGGACTTATGAAGGTAAATATCAAAGATAATCAAATTAAGGAATTAAAAGGGTTAATGGTTAGGAATTTTAGGTAAGTATCTGGCCATTTTGGCCACCTTAAAAAGAAAAGTATCTTGAGTTTTTTGAGTCCCTAAAAAGAGGAATGTTGACTTTTGTTGACTCAAAAATATATAGAACCTTATAAAACCTTATATCAAAAACTATATAAAAACCTGACAAAACCTGACACTGAAATATATAAAATGCTAACAAATGCTAACATAAAAAACTATAAAAACCTAACAAAACTTGAATTGAAAATGTATCTATAATATCGGTATTTATCGGTATATTCAAAATGTCGATATTTGTCGATATATTGAAAAATTACGGCAAAATACGGCAATTAAAATATAAAGGGGTAATATATGATAGTTGAAGAACTGATACAAGCTAGAAAATCAAAAAATATAGGTAGGTACTTATTAGGTAATTATCATACCTATTTAGAGGAATTAAAGGAACTAGATTATAAAATAGACAATATAACTGACAATAATTATATGCCCTCTTTATATATTAGCCCTTTAGCTAATTTAGGTAATAAAGTACAAGGGGGTAGAAAAAGACAAGATCTAATTATTCAAAAAGAATATATGCAAGAAAAAGGCAAGGAAAAACTAGAAACACAAAGAAATGAGATTAAAAGACTTATAGCCTTACTTGATAGATGTATTGAACTATCAAGCTTGAATAGTTGGTGTCAGTTATTAAAAGATACATATATCAATAGAACAGTAATAGAAGATATTAAAAAAGATAATTTAAAATATGCTTTAAATGATTTTAATATTAATTTGATAAATACTTGTAATGCTAGCAATGAACTAGCTATAAGCCTTATATTTAAGGAAACTTTAAACAATGAGCCTAAATATAAGCCTATAAATAACAAAAGACTTGAGAAAGTGAGAGAAGAACAAGAGAAACAAGCTATATTTAATGATAAGCTAGAACAAGACTTATTAAGTATTTTATAAGGTCTAAATAAAGGGCCTTTTTTATTTGGTGAAAATCTTTTAAAAATCATAGCTAGAGACAAAAAAGTCTTTACTTTTATTATTAGATATGGTATAATTATTATGTAGAAAGGAGGTACAAAGTAATGTTTGGTAGTATACTAAAACAAATAAAAAAAGCATTAAACAAAATTAATAACATATCATTTGAAACTAAAATAATAATCTTGTTAATGCTTATTCAAATTTTAATTGCCTTAATTAAATAAGGTTAAAGGTTAGAGGGTTAGCCCTCTAGCCTTAGTATACTATGATATTAAAAAAAAATCAAATATTAGGAGTGATAAGAAATGACTAAAATTATTATGATAGCTATTTCATTAACTGTTATAGCTTTAGTATTATATAAAGAATTTAAAAACAAAAAATAAAGGGGTATTTATGGAAACTAGAGGGAGAAAGCCAACGGGAAGAGTAAGAGATAAAAGCCTTAATTTTAAGTTTACACAAGAGGAGTTAAACAAGATTAATTTAAAATTAGAAAGTACTAAAGAAAAAAACAGGAGTAATGCCCTTTTAAAATTACTTAAAATAAAATAATTATGATTAAAGATAGATTGTTAATAGATCTATCTTTTTTATTATTAGTTATGTAAACGGTTGCATAAAAGGGTAGGGGGGAAGTCAAAAAAGTTTTGCTTATTGCCTTTTGGTACCGCGTCCTCTCTATTTTGTGGAGAAATCCCGAAAACTCACGAGGGGGAAAGAAAAAATATTTTCTTTTTTAAGATTTATATTTTTTGTAGGTCTT
This window of the Streptobacillus canis genome carries:
- a CDS encoding phage/plasmid primase, P4 family, which gives rise to MSMKYIRLKEDKSPYSNYNNTTEDLKVVEKWDNVGMMLPENIVVVDFDSREDIAQDILNKSNDKPRAIKTDRGIHLYYKIPEALKIKNNSKVLTVLGCDVDYKTGQDKKKQYIIIKRYGKDREILSNTSLEDLPNIPLELMPLSFKDSVNLVNLNEGSRNDSLFKHLANARNRYKKLNDKDVLRQLALVINNYMVEPLEHKELENIVESVMKYDVNYSYQDNEQFYNTLKNGSKKINIFKLSDYLQSTLNLTIFNGNMFFKLNDKYTEDVGTLYTFISKDMHLNLTKKEDVELIHQLSKTHNTLDLNSDLFIRFNNGYTLNRKGEIEENINDNFTPFYLDVTYDPKAYSQDVYDFLMWFMSNDKEMFEYIKRILGHILMYRNYPQFAFFFIGASGRNGKSTFFKMVANTFENVVSFLSIEEMNKETNLPLMQSKLVNVGDDINNAYIENSSIFKRVTSGEVVMSRALFNMSRPQRNFATLLFSCNDMPNFKDKTGGIERRIRGIPCDNTVSEDNIDYGLIDKLTTSQAKSYILNLAIEGMQDILRNKGKMNEPKKVLELSKEYIIESDSVKSFIEYLKEENIDYLYEEPFTVYHNYIIYCNDYGTNSLDRSLFTKRFTKYLDLKTEPRYIEGVSKRVFVRK
- a CDS encoding RNA polymerase sigma factor, giving the protein MKDLKMFNILDLLKNYHKYKLMPEYKDTVDKIDMILKALKKEKYYEIIELRLFENKTVQETMEIMHISYGTYKRYRYKLVKLFSRLWYGLNS